One Anser cygnoides isolate HZ-2024a breed goose chromosome 4, Taihu_goose_T2T_genome, whole genome shotgun sequence genomic region harbors:
- the PGRMC2 gene encoding membrane-associated progesterone receptor component 2, whose amino-acid sequence MAGEGRGETGQPPRRRGSGAWPNERGGERRRRGRVAAGGRRGAAGAVLAVMAAGGEGRSGTEGSGGGGGGGEGGAGGGGVGAMLLNVGLLALALLAAYRLYARWARRSGPGAAGRPSQAAALPRMKRRDFSLQQLRHFDGARDPRILLAVNGKVFDVTKGSKFYGPEGPYGIFAGRDASRGLATFCLDKDALRDEYDDLSDLNAVQMESVREWEMQFKEKYDYVGRLLKPGEEPSEYTDEEDTKDHTKQE is encoded by the exons ATggcgggggaggggaggggggaaacgGGGCAGCCTCCGCGCAGGCGCGGTAGCGGCGCTTGGCCCAACGAGaggggcggggagcggcggcggcgggggcgtgTCGCGGCGGGGGGGAGGCGTGGCGCGGCGGGCGCTGTCCTGGCGGTGATGGCGGCCGGCGGCGAGGGGCGGTCCGGCACCgagggcagcggcggcggcggcggcggcggggaggggggcgcggggggcggcggcgtcGGCGCGATGCTGCTGAACGTGGGTCTGCTGGCGCTGGCGCTGCTGGCGGCCTACCGGCTGTACGCCCGCTGGGCCAGGCGgagcgggccgggggccgccgggcgGCCGAGCCAGGCCGCCGCGCTGCCGCGGATGAAGCGGCGGGacttctccctgcagcagctgcgcCACTTCGACGGCGCCCGCGACCCCCGCATCCTCCTGGCCGTTAACGGCAAGGTCTTCGACGTGACCAAAGGCAGCAAGTTCTACGGGCCCG AGGGTCCATACGGAATATTTGCTGGCAGAGATGCCTCCAGGGGACTAGCAACTTTCTGTCTAGATAAAGATGCACTCAGAGATGAATATGATGACCTATCGGACTTAAATGCTGTACAGATGGAAAGTGTAAGAGAGTGGGAAATGCAATTTAAAG aaaaatacgACTACGTAGGTAGACTCCTAAAACCAGGGGAAGAACCATCAGAATACACAGATGAGGAAGATACCAAGGATCACACTAAACAGGAATGA